The sequence CAAAGTCCTTTGTCCCAAAGGTCTGTGCAGCAGGgtcagggatagctcagtcgttAGAGccagagactcttaatctcggggtcaagggttcgagccccacgttgggcaaaagattccagcattgctgggggttggactagatgatcctagtggtcccttccaactccacaattctgtgacaCCTGGTGCCTCATCACAGATCAATCTTTGGAAGCAAAACCAGCTCACGGCCTGGGAAGACACAGGTTCTGAAAAGCCAAGAGGGCTCTCTCCACCACCTCGACTGAGTGTGTCAGCCGTGAATGGGAAACTAAacctcccaggatgctttggggggaagccacgtgctttgaatgtggactGAACATGACAAAAATGTGCAGAGCGGACCTGCCCTTCAAACCAGGATTTCCACTCGCTTTCCACATGTGTAGCAATGCTTAGGCCATATATCCCTCGTAACAGCAGTAACGTTACAGCGGCAGCATGTGGAAAGTTGAGTGGGCCTCTGCAATGCCACGAAGGAGGTTCCCAAGAACCTCtaaccatttcccctcccctccttctaaGGTTTGAGGTACGCACACACAGACACCTCCATGGTTGACTATTTACGAGTGCAATTTCTGGAATGTTGTGGGCGGTATCAATAtagagcaggagcagggagcttcTTTTAGCTCAAGGGCCATATTGCCTTGCAGGGCACCTGCCAGGGGCCAGgggtgggtgaggccagaggtgaaagtgagcagagcaacttGTATGCATGATTCATACAATAGGCTACAGGCAATGGGTCAATGGACACACCACAGCGCCCCCTGCAGGCCGCTCCCTGCTGCCAGTGGAAAGGAGGGCAAATTTAGCTCTAAGCACGGCAATGTTCTCAAGGGATGGATTTTGTCCCAAAGGGACAGATGGCAGTGAGTTACTTACAAAGGAGGAAGGTGGGGTCAGTTCTACAGTGTGGCCTGAACCTGCCCAATTCCCCCTGCGCCCCCAGCCACGGAGAATCAACCTTAACTTTCTCAATCCCATCCTaaggaagccctgctggatcagaaaaaAAGCCCATCAAGTCCTGAAATTTTCTCTGCAATGAAGCCAACCAGCTGCCTCTGGGTGGCCCCCACGGGTGGGATATGAAGCAAAGGCCACCCCCTGATGGCTCCTCCCACCCACCAGGAAACCAGTCCTACACTACGCCTGAACCCAGAAGCTTCATAAAGCTATGAACACGAATTGCCACTAATGGACCTACCCTTTGTGAACTCGTCTGGCCACTGCTTAATAACAAAAAATGAGTGCTTTTTGTTTCTTGGTCAGGCAGGGGGAACCACGGGGAACCCTTGGACTCTCTATAAATTGCACCCCGTCTTCCCAGGCCACAACCCTCCTggccctgtctctctcccctgcctaGAGTGTTTTCATGGTCCTCAGCCTCCACTATAACGCCCGTTTCCTTGATGGAGGACACAGAAGGATGGAGCACTTTAGAATGTTCAAAGTGACCTGCATTCCGAGAATCCTTACAAACCACTCTCTAAAGTGGGCTGCTGTAGCTTAGGGTAGTTTAATCCGGGCTGTGGATTGTTTAGGCTTCTTTTGCTGCCAGGAAAGAGgtattttcccccttctcccATCTTTTATTGCTTATTATTATAACTTTTTAACATATTGTCttgtttgtaagccacccagagaatTTGTTGTTGAgtagctgcatttttatttttattttaaagacgaTTTGTGGGTTAAGCAACACTCTCCTCTCAAAAGATCTGAATCACTTTGCTGCCAATCTTAATCCAGGATTCCACTTCCCAAATAAGACCAcctagatcagcctttcccaacttagGGCTCTctggctgttttggactacaactcccatcagcccctgccagcactgggaggatgggagttgtcaAAGCAGCTGGACAGCATCAAGCTGTGGGGGTCGTGGACTGATCTAGCTACTTACCGTTAAGCTAACAAACATGGTAGGAATCAAACAATTTTATCCTATTGCCTTGTGCCAGGCAGATGGTTCGAAGATATACTGCCCCTGCAACTGGAGTTTCTATCTAGCTATTGCATTGCTAAACTGCAGCTAGGGCACATTTCGCTAAAAGGAGGCCCATTTGTGTTCATGGGGAAGCAGCCTATGACCAGCTTCTTTGCTCCTCTGTTCTGCACTAGCCATCACACCGCTTCTAAAACTAACCGCCGATATAAGCCTGAAATTTTGCTTCCGTTCCCCCTTACTATCCTATTCTCAGCCTACTTCTATTTTCCAAAAAACCACCAGTACTAATCCTAGACCCTCCTCTATCCTCGCTTCCTGCCTGCACTGCACAGGCCCTCCCGATTCCAAACACCTTAGGGACTAGCACCCTTTCTACGAGTGCTGAGATGGACCTGTGTGACCAGAAAAGGCTAAATCATAAAGGGACAGGGCAGGAGGCACCAGTCACAGAAGTGATACCCGGCCAGAGAGGTTGCTGGGCCCCTGCTCAGCAGCCTCCCAAGAGTTCCCCACGCTGTAGCTCTCAGCAGAGTGGATTCTCTGATGTGTGGTAAGGGAAGAGTGAGTGCTGAAGCTCCTCCCACACTCGTTGCAGATGTAAGGGGTGTATATTGAGTGCGTTCTCATGTGTCTTGTGAGCTTTGAGCTGGAAATGAACCTTTTCCCGCACTCGGTGCATCCGTACGGCCTCTCCCCTGTGTGGACTCTCTGGTGCGTGTTCCGGGTCGACAAgtggctgaagcttttcccacagacGTTGCACaggtagggcttctcgcccgtgtggatcctctggtgTTTGCTGAGGTTCGAGCTGtagctgaagctcttcccgcactcggggcagctgtagggcttctcgcccgtgtggaccCTAAGGTGTTTGGTGAGGTCCGAGTTCTGCTGGAAGCACTTCCCGCAGTCCGGGCAGCCGTAGCCATAGGGCATCTCTTCCATGTGGATCCTCTGGTGGGTGACCAGGCCTCGGTGCTGGCTGAAGCAGGCCCCACACTCGGAGCACACGTAGGGCATCTCACCGGTGTGGGTTCTCTGGTGGATGAGAAGGTTTGAGCGCTGAGCAAAGCACTTCCCGCACTCGGGGCACTGGTGCGGCTTCTCGCCCGAGTGGATTCTCTGATGCTTGAGAAGGTTCGAGCTCTGGCGGAAGCACTTCCCGCACTGGGGGCAAGGGTaaggcttctcccccgtgtggattctccGGTGGATGGTGAGGCTGGAGCGCTGAGTGAAGTGCTTCCCGCAATCCGGGCACTGGTGGGGACTCTCTGCCGCGTGGACTCGCTGGTGTTTAATGAGGGCCGGGTTTTGGTGGAAACCTTTCCTGCCCTCAGGACTCTGGAAGTGCCTTTCCCCCGGCCGGGCTCTGCTAGGAGTCTTCAGGCCGTTTTCTGTGCTCcggtttcctctcctctccacgtAGTCACTGCTGGAGCTACCTTTGtctaaaa comes from Podarcis raffonei isolate rPodRaf1 chromosome 2, rPodRaf1.pri, whole genome shotgun sequence and encodes:
- the LOC128409017 gene encoding zinc finger protein 397-like gives rise to the protein MATKKGSAPAGRCQATPAPSSVKMEERDPAGPKPAEGAEKAGKSPRVLQVGTIREFLDWAAPLQVKQEPDEGLPECWEAQWQEFLRAMQSSHLGWGNPPVTEEAAPWGDNKAFFASFERLAGTCHLPRREWLARLLPVLSREAKEAYSNLSLQDRGEYGKVKAAILKVDAIRMETQRQRFRQFRYHEAKGPREVCGQLRELCRSWLKPEKHTKEQILDLLVLEQFLTLLPQEIQSWVREHDPETCAQAVPLAEAFLLRRREAERKEKQALEAPAVNRPEAKPSPMGPGLKRLCRGVKQEEARALDKGSSSSDYVERRGNRSTENGLKTPSRARPGERHFQSPEGRKGFHQNPALIKHQRVHAAESPHQCPDCGKHFTQRSSLTIHRRIHTGEKPYPCPQCGKCFRQSSNLLKHQRIHSGEKPHQCPECGKCFAQRSNLLIHQRTHTGEMPYVCSECGACFSQHRGLVTHQRIHMEEMPYGYGCPDCGKCFQQNSDLTKHLRVHTGEKPYSCPECGKSFSYSSNLSKHQRIHTGEKPYLCNVCGKSFSHLSTRNTHQRVHTGERPYGCTECGKRFISSSKLTRHMRTHSIYTPYICNECGRSFSTHSSLTTHQRIHSAESYSVGNSWEAAEQGPSNLSGRVSLL